Proteins encoded by one window of Rubrobacter indicoceani:
- a CDS encoding NifU family protein: MPSEFQHLLEWLGTGVERMEEIEDEKTREEVFALLEGIDVLHRQGIGRIFDLIAGLGGPKAVEQISQDPIVHTLLEMYDLPEEDEQTQVERALEGVYPYFESHGGRLEVLGAENGRVRVRLSGSCEGCPGTTTTLGRVVEEALREGFPGFTELVAEEPIPPAPKSIVQPGRRPLRRPRWASAMRVKGFEPGTLLPLRLENVPLLLTLLDGEVYAYRDGCPPGSVLTLQLGGVEGTTLVCPWHGCRYDLRTGRREDGEGKLEAVPVAVQDGEVKVALGTEEVASG, translated from the coding sequence TTGCCCTCCGAGTTTCAGCACCTGCTGGAGTGGCTCGGGACCGGCGTCGAGCGGATGGAGGAGATAGAGGACGAGAAGACCCGCGAAGAAGTCTTCGCCCTCCTCGAAGGCATAGACGTTCTGCACCGGCAGGGGATCGGACGGATCTTCGACCTCATCGCCGGCCTCGGGGGGCCGAAGGCCGTGGAGCAGATCTCACAGGACCCGATCGTCCACACCCTCCTTGAGATGTACGACCTGCCGGAAGAGGACGAGCAGACCCAGGTCGAGCGCGCCCTCGAAGGCGTCTACCCGTACTTCGAGTCTCACGGCGGCAGGCTGGAGGTGCTCGGGGCCGAGAACGGGCGTGTGCGCGTCCGGCTCTCCGGCTCCTGTGAGGGGTGTCCCGGCACGACGACGACCCTCGGACGGGTTGTCGAGGAAGCCCTGAGGGAGGGTTTCCCCGGCTTTACGGAGCTGGTGGCCGAGGAACCGATACCCCCCGCGCCGAAGAGCATCGTCCAGCCTGGCCGCCGACCCTTGCGTCGCCCCCGGTGGGCCTCCGCCATGCGGGTGAAAGGCTTCGAGCCGGGAACCTTGCTGCCGCTGCGCCTGGAAAACGTTCCGTTGCTCCTGACCCTTCTGGACGGTGAGGTCTACGCTTATCGGGATGGCTGCCCACCGGGGAGCGTCCTCACCCTGCAACTCGGTGGCGTGGAGGGCACGACGCTCGTCTGTCCCTGGCACGGTTGCCGCTACGACCTCAGAACCGGAAGGCGCGAGGACGGCGAGGGAAAGCTCGAAGCGGTTCCGGTCGCGGTGCAGGACGGGGAAGTGAAGGTCGCCCTCGGTACCGAAGAGGTGGCATCGGGATGA
- a CDS encoding hydrogenase maturation protease, which translates to MKPHVLVAGMGNDLRQDDGFGIAVVRRYEKMGVAEGVVVYEAGIAGIGLVQELMDGYEALVIVDATDRGEEPGTVFLLEVEVPETEELTEKERQEFLADTHLTVPSQALTLARALGILPRKAYILGCQPKECGLGMELSEPVERGVAEALERLRGLTVRLAAGRISS; encoded by the coding sequence ATGAAGCCCCATGTGCTGGTGGCTGGGATGGGCAACGACCTGCGTCAGGACGACGGCTTCGGGATAGCGGTCGTACGCCGGTACGAGAAGATGGGCGTCGCGGAGGGCGTTGTGGTGTATGAGGCCGGTATCGCCGGTATCGGGCTCGTACAGGAGCTGATGGACGGTTACGAGGCCCTCGTTATCGTGGACGCCACCGACCGGGGCGAGGAGCCGGGCACCGTATTCCTGCTGGAGGTGGAGGTCCCCGAGACAGAAGAGTTGACCGAGAAGGAGCGGCAGGAGTTTCTGGCCGACACGCACCTGACGGTCCCCTCGCAGGCCCTGACCCTGGCCCGCGCTCTGGGCATCCTGCCTCGAAAGGCTTATATCCTGGGCTGTCAGCCGAAGGAGTGCGGGTTGGGTATGGAGCTCAGCGAACCGGTCGAAAGAGGCGTCGCAGAGGCCCTCGAGCGTCTTAGAGGGCTAACCGTCCGTCTTGCAGCAGGGCGGATCTCATCATGA
- the hypF gene encoding carbamoyltransferase HypF → MSASTRERRTVSVRGIVQGVGFRPFVYALARRHGLAGLVRNDADGVHIEVEGTPEKLERFLCGVEAEAPPLAVVESVGWALLGVRGGSGFYIEESRKGLKRQALVSPDVATCEECLAEILDPHDRRYRYPFTNCTNCGPRFTITRSVPYDRATTTMSGFTMCPACQREYDDPGDRRFHAQPNACPVCGPRVRLLDRFGHELRGKPDDPILRAAQVLRGRSIVAIKGLGGYHLACDPFDERAVKTLRGRKFRQDKPFALMARDVEQARKLCHVGPEEERLLTSAARPIVLLERRGDSGVAEDVAPRQKALGVMLAYTPLHHLLLGDAEGPLVMTSGNNADEPIAYRDEVACEHLGGIADYFLLHDRPIHMRCDDSVVRVASTKTYYLRRSRGYAPAPLGVAEDFGCHTLACGGELKNTFCVTKGRRAFLSHHIGDLENYETLHSFREGIEHYCDLFDVRPELVACDLHPEYLSTKYARELEEAGMPVVGVQHHHAHIASCLADNRRPSGERIIGVALDGTGYGTDGAIWGGEFFCGSIEGGFERRGHLEYAALPGGSAAIREPWRMAVSHLVTLYGEEAALKLPIPALRQAEERNVRLISRLVERKLNTPPTSSAGRLFDAIAALVGVPGSRRSTYEGQPAIELELVANGAVDRGYPFRLLPEGEGWVVETRGIVKGVVEDFLSGCGAGKVSAKFHRTMAEVIVRGCERVREQGGTSSVALSGGTFQNMLLLRQASELLEEGGFTVYRHRRVPTGDGGLALGQAVLGDAMSGKSGGFEKNGVAGR, encoded by the coding sequence ATGAGCGCATCCACCCGCGAACGCCGCACCGTCTCCGTGCGCGGCATCGTGCAGGGCGTAGGGTTCCGGCCCTTCGTCTACGCGCTCGCCCGGAGGCACGGCCTCGCCGGGCTGGTCCGAAACGACGCCGATGGGGTCCACATCGAGGTGGAGGGAACGCCGGAGAAACTGGAGCGTTTCCTTTGCGGGGTCGAGGCCGAGGCCCCGCCTCTCGCGGTGGTCGAGTCTGTCGGGTGGGCTCTGCTCGGCGTTCGGGGCGGGTCGGGGTTTTACATAGAGGAGAGCCGGAAAGGTCTGAAGCGACAGGCCCTTGTCTCCCCGGACGTGGCGACCTGCGAGGAATGCCTCGCCGAGATCCTTGACCCGCACGACCGGCGCTACCGTTACCCGTTTACGAACTGCACGAACTGCGGACCACGCTTTACCATCACCCGCTCCGTCCCCTACGACCGGGCCACGACCACCATGTCGGGCTTCACGATGTGCCCCGCGTGCCAGCGGGAGTACGACGACCCGGGGGATCGTCGCTTCCACGCCCAGCCGAACGCCTGCCCGGTCTGCGGACCCCGCGTTCGGCTGCTGGACAGGTTCGGCCACGAGCTACGCGGCAAGCCGGACGACCCGATCCTCCGCGCGGCGCAGGTACTTCGCGGGCGGTCCATCGTCGCCATAAAGGGCCTCGGCGGATACCATCTCGCCTGTGACCCCTTCGACGAGCGGGCGGTGAAGACGCTCCGGGGGCGCAAGTTCCGTCAGGACAAGCCCTTCGCCCTTATGGCGCGTGATGTCGAGCAGGCGCGGAAACTCTGCCACGTCGGCCCGGAAGAGGAGAGGCTCCTCACCTCAGCGGCGCGTCCAATAGTCCTGCTCGAACGCCGGGGGGACAGCGGCGTCGCGGAAGACGTGGCTCCTAGACAGAAGGCCCTCGGCGTAATGCTGGCGTACACGCCGCTTCACCACCTGCTCCTCGGCGATGCGGAGGGGCCGCTCGTCATGACGAGCGGAAACAACGCCGACGAGCCCATCGCCTACCGGGACGAAGTTGCTTGCGAGCACCTCGGGGGCATCGCCGACTACTTCCTGCTTCACGACCGCCCCATCCACATGCGCTGCGATGACTCCGTGGTCCGGGTCGCGAGCACAAAGACGTACTACCTCCGGCGCTCGCGCGGCTACGCTCCGGCCCCGCTCGGTGTCGCGGAGGACTTCGGGTGTCATACCCTCGCCTGCGGCGGGGAGCTCAAGAATACCTTTTGCGTAACGAAGGGGCGCCGTGCCTTCCTGAGCCACCACATCGGGGACCTCGAGAACTACGAGACGCTCCACTCCTTCCGGGAGGGGATCGAACACTACTGTGACCTCTTCGACGTGCGGCCGGAGCTCGTGGCCTGCGACCTCCACCCCGAGTATCTCTCGACGAAATACGCCCGCGAACTGGAGGAGGCCGGGATGCCGGTCGTGGGCGTTCAGCACCACCACGCGCACATCGCAAGCTGCCTCGCGGACAACAGGCGGCCCTCGGGGGAGCGGATAATCGGGGTCGCCCTCGACGGGACCGGATACGGGACGGACGGGGCGATCTGGGGCGGGGAGTTCTTCTGCGGAAGCATTGAGGGCGGCTTTGAGCGGCGGGGGCATCTGGAGTACGCGGCCCTTCCGGGCGGGTCGGCGGCCATCCGGGAGCCGTGGCGGATGGCGGTCTCACACCTCGTAACGCTATACGGCGAAGAAGCGGCCCTGAAGCTCCCCATCCCGGCGCTCCGGCAGGCCGAGGAGCGGAACGTGCGCTTGATCTCCCGCCTCGTCGAGCGAAAGCTGAACACCCCGCCGACCTCCAGCGCGGGCCGCCTCTTCGACGCGATTGCCGCGCTCGTCGGGGTGCCGGGCTCCCGGCGGAGCACCTACGAAGGACAGCCCGCCATAGAGCTGGAACTGGTCGCAAACGGGGCTGTGGATCGCGGCTATCCCTTCCGGCTCCTGCCCGAAGGCGAGGGCTGGGTAGTCGAGACGCGGGGGATCGTAAAGGGAGTCGTGGAGGACTTCCTGTCGGGGTGCGGAGCGGGGAAGGTCTCCGCGAAGTTCCACCGGACGATGGCCGAGGTGATCGTCCGCGGGTGCGAGAGGGTCCGGGAGCAGGGCGGCACGAGTTCCGTCGCGCTCTCGGGCGGGACGTTTCAGAACATGCTCCTTCTGCGTCAGGCGTCGGAGTTGCTTGAAGAGGGGGGTTTCACGGTCTACCGGCACCGGCGAGTGCCGACAGGCGACGGGGGGTTGGCTCTGGGACAGGCGGTGCTCGGGGATGCGATGTCCGGGAAGTCCGGGGGGTTCGAGAAGAACGGGGTAGCGGGTCGTTGA
- a CDS encoding HypC/HybG/HupF family hydrogenase formation chaperone produces MCLGIPGRIVEIIDEDIMLAKAEVSGVRRNINIGLVHYDEHRVKVGDWVLIHVGFAMSKLDEAEAEAALQALQEIGDEYEQELEELKASRIE; encoded by the coding sequence ATGTGTTTAGGGATACCGGGTCGGATAGTCGAGATCATCGACGAGGACATCATGCTCGCCAAGGCGGAGGTGAGCGGGGTCCGAAGGAACATAAACATCGGCCTCGTCCACTACGACGAGCATCGGGTGAAGGTCGGAGACTGGGTCCTGATCCACGTCGGCTTCGCGATGTCGAAGCTCGACGAGGCGGAGGCGGAGGCCGCCCTGCAGGCCCTTCAGGAGATCGGCGACGAGTACGAGCAGGAGCTGGAGGAACTCAAAGCCTCCAGGATCGAATGA
- a CDS encoding HypC/HybG/HupF family hydrogenase formation chaperone yields MTINREPTLSSYCTLDHDGCITCSDAGIPVRVLATAGDDALCEDAAGNRAEIAVELVSPVRTGEVLLTHGGVAIGRITEREADGRNA; encoded by the coding sequence ATGACGATAAACAGGGAGCCGACACTTTCAAGCTACTGCACCCTGGACCACGACGGCTGCATCACCTGCTCCGACGCGGGAATCCCGGTGCGAGTACTGGCCACCGCCGGAGACGACGCCCTGTGCGAAGACGCGGCTGGCAACCGGGCCGAGATAGCCGTGGAGCTCGTCTCCCCGGTGCGGACCGGTGAGGTGCTCCTGACGCACGGGGGCGTCGCCATAGGCCGGATCACGGAGAGAGAAGCCGACGGGAGGAACGCATGA
- the hypD gene encoding hydrogenase formation protein HypD: MRFVSEFRNADLARAISAEIASTIDPNRHYKLMEVCGGHTHTIYRHGIKDLLPEKIELVHGPGCPVCVLPMGRVDEGISIAERPEVIFTCFGDMMRVPGSKGNLLEVKAGGADIRMVYSPLDALRIARENPGREVVFYAIGFETTAPSTALTLQRAKREGIGNFSVFCNHVTIVPPVRALLDSPDLRLDGFIGPGHVSTVIGCRPYEFMPKDYGKPCVVAGFEPLDLLQAALMLIHQLDEGRCEVENQYGRAVPWEGNLKALESMSEVFELRPYFEWRGLGFIAQSALKLSSEYADFDAELRYSTPGVRVADPKACQCGEVLKGVLKPHECRVFGTACTPERPLGALMVSSEGACAAYFNFGRRSSGNQKVEIGSRR, from the coding sequence ATGAGATTCGTGAGCGAGTTCCGAAACGCAGACCTCGCGCGGGCTATCTCCGCGGAGATAGCCTCGACGATAGACCCGAACCGCCACTACAAGCTGATGGAGGTCTGCGGGGGGCATACGCACACCATCTACCGCCACGGCATAAAGGACCTTCTGCCGGAAAAGATAGAGCTCGTGCACGGCCCCGGTTGTCCGGTCTGCGTCCTGCCGATGGGCCGGGTGGACGAGGGCATCTCGATTGCCGAGCGTCCCGAGGTGATCTTTACCTGCTTCGGGGATATGATGCGCGTCCCCGGCTCAAAGGGGAACCTTCTCGAAGTAAAGGCCGGTGGTGCGGATATCCGCATGGTCTATTCGCCGCTCGACGCCCTCCGCATCGCGCGCGAGAACCCGGGCCGGGAGGTCGTCTTCTACGCTATCGGCTTCGAGACCACGGCCCCCTCGACCGCCCTCACGCTGCAGCGTGCGAAGAGAGAAGGCATCGGGAACTTCTCGGTCTTCTGCAACCACGTCACGATCGTGCCCCCGGTGCGGGCGCTGCTCGACTCGCCGGACCTCCGCCTCGACGGCTTTATCGGGCCGGGACACGTCTCGACGGTCATCGGCTGCAGGCCGTACGAGTTCATGCCGAAGGACTACGGCAAGCCGTGCGTGGTCGCGGGCTTCGAGCCGCTCGACCTGCTGCAAGCGGCCCTCATGCTGATCCACCAGCTTGACGAGGGTCGTTGCGAGGTCGAGAACCAGTACGGACGCGCCGTGCCCTGGGAGGGGAACCTGAAGGCCCTTGAGAGCATGTCCGAGGTCTTCGAGCTAAGGCCGTACTTCGAGTGGCGCGGCCTCGGGTTTATCGCCCAGTCGGCCCTGAAGCTCTCCTCCGAGTACGCGGACTTCGACGCCGAGCTTCGCTACTCCACGCCGGGCGTCCGCGTCGCCGACCCGAAGGCCTGTCAGTGCGGCGAGGTCCTCAAGGGTGTCCTCAAGCCGCACGAGTGTCGGGTCTTCGGGACCGCCTGCACGCCGGAGCGGCCTCTGGGCGCGCTCATGGTCTCGTCCGAGGGGGCGTGCGCGGCGTACTTCAACTTCGGGCGGAGATCGTCCGGGAATCAGAAGGTCGAGATAGGGTCCCGCAGATGA
- the hypE gene encoding hydrogenase expression/formation protein HypE translates to MTGREQRVLDALERGRRRPPKFDAERIDMSHGAGGKATHKLIEGLLLPAFADPALAPLSDAAVIPFADARLAITTDSFVVRPLSFPGGSIGELAVNGTVNDLAVSGATPLALSCAFIIEEGLETEVLRREVAAMADAAGRAGVSIATGDTKVVERGKGDGLYVITTGVGLADAGLDLSTAAVKPGDKIICSGTLGDHGTAILIARGDLDLEAEVLSDTRCLTPLVEALKSAAGPGLRFMRDPTRGGVGTVLNELARDSGLGVVLWEEKMPVREAVNGACEILGIDPLYVANEGKLLAVVSPETADTALEALRNVEGGKEAEIIGEVREEPARMVLMHTGFGGTRMIDMLVGDPLPRIC, encoded by the coding sequence ATGACGGGCCGCGAGCAGCGCGTCCTCGACGCCCTCGAAAGGGGCCGGCGGCGTCCCCCGAAGTTCGACGCCGAGCGCATAGACATGAGCCACGGCGCGGGCGGCAAGGCGACGCACAAGCTTATAGAGGGCCTGCTGCTCCCCGCCTTCGCCGACCCCGCGCTCGCCCCGCTCTCGGACGCGGCCGTGATCCCGTTCGCAGACGCCAGGCTGGCGATAACGACCGACTCCTTTGTCGTGCGGCCGCTCTCTTTCCCCGGCGGCTCCATCGGGGAGCTCGCCGTCAACGGGACCGTGAACGACCTCGCCGTCTCCGGGGCGACCCCGCTCGCCCTCTCCTGCGCCTTCATCATCGAGGAGGGGCTGGAGACGGAGGTGCTCCGGCGCGAGGTCGCGGCGATGGCCGACGCCGCCGGACGCGCCGGGGTCTCCATCGCCACCGGAGACACCAAGGTCGTCGAGCGGGGAAAGGGCGACGGGCTCTACGTCATCACGACCGGGGTAGGCCTCGCTGACGCCGGGCTGGACCTCTCCACCGCCGCCGTAAAACCGGGGGATAAGATAATCTGCTCCGGGACGCTCGGGGATCACGGCACGGCCATCCTTATAGCGCGCGGCGACCTCGACCTCGAAGCCGAAGTTCTCTCGGATACCCGGTGCCTAACACCGCTCGTCGAGGCGTTGAAGAGCGCCGCCGGGCCGGGGCTGCGTTTCATGCGCGACCCGACGCGCGGCGGCGTAGGGACCGTTCTCAACGAGCTCGCTCGCGATTCCGGGCTCGGCGTCGTGCTGTGGGAAGAGAAGATGCCCGTTCGGGAAGCCGTCAACGGGGCGTGTGAGATCCTCGGCATAGACCCGCTCTACGTAGCCAACGAGGGCAAGCTGCTAGCGGTTGTCTCCCCCGAGACCGCCGACACCGCTCTTGAAGCTCTCCGGAACGTCGAGGGCGGGAAGGAGGCAGAGATCATCGGCGAGGTCCGCGAAGAACCCGCCCGGATGGTCCTCATGCACACCGGCTTCGGCGGCACCCGCATGATAGACATGCTAGTCGGCGACCCGCTGCCTAGGATCTGTTGA
- a CDS encoding putative quinol monooxygenase → MTKYGLIGRMLAAPGKRDELIDVLLGGVSGMPGCLSYVVARDSEDPDALWVSEVWESKEAHETSLSLPPVQEAISKGRPMIAGFGERFETEPVGGHGLTTGS, encoded by the coding sequence ATGACGAAGTACGGCCTGATCGGGAGGATGCTCGCCGCCCCGGGGAAGCGGGACGAGTTGATCGACGTTCTCCTCGGCGGCGTTTCCGGGATGCCGGGATGCCTGAGCTACGTCGTCGCCCGCGACTCGGAGGACCCTGACGCGCTGTGGGTCTCGGAGGTGTGGGAGAGTAAGGAGGCCCACGAGACGTCGCTCTCGCTTCCACCGGTTCAGGAGGCGATCTCGAAGGGACGTCCCATGATCGCGGGCTTCGGCGAGCGGTTCGAGACGGAGCCGGTGGGCGGACACGGACTGACCACAGGGTCGTAG
- a CDS encoding type II toxin-antitoxin system Phd/YefM family antitoxin, with protein MTAITASEARANLYRLIDEAASSHQPLLISGKRNNAVLVSEEDWTAIQETLFLLSVPGMRESIREGMDTAVGECDEDPGW; from the coding sequence ATGACTGCGATAACGGCCAGTGAAGCTCGCGCCAACCTGTATCGTCTGATCGACGAGGCGGCGTCCTCCCATCAGCCGTTGCTTATCTCGGGCAAGAGGAACAACGCGGTGTTGGTGTCCGAGGAGGACTGGACGGCCATACAGGAGACCCTTTTCCTTCTGTCCGTGCCTGGCATGCGAGAATCTATCCGGGAAGGGATGGATACGGCTGTTGGGGAGTGCGACGAGGACCCGGGTTGGTGA
- a CDS encoding Txe/YoeB family addiction module toxin — MSWRLVYTKQAQKDARRLSSSGLKPKARELLDVLAEDPFQKPPPFDKPVGDLSGAYSRRINIQHRLVYQVLEEVPTVKVLRMWSHYE, encoded by the coding sequence GTGAGTTGGCGACTCGTATACACAAAACAAGCGCAAAAAGATGCAAGGAGGCTGTCTTCGAGCGGACTGAAGCCGAAAGCGCGAGAGTTGCTGGACGTACTCGCCGAAGACCCTTTTCAGAAACCACCTCCTTTCGATAAGCCTGTGGGAGACCTTTCGGGCGCGTACTCGCGACGGATCAACATACAGCACCGGTTGGTGTATCAGGTGCTGGAGGAGGTGCCGACCGTGAAGGTTCTGCGAATGTGGAGTCACTACGAATAG
- a CDS encoding SIS domain-containing protein: protein MKTDNFDRKLEEGEDIAADPDPSETRGSARKRRLASLGREALLRRNEVFEAFFRAEASRLAEACYEMSRRFTNGGRLLAFGNGSAATEAEHVSVEFVHPVIVGKRALPALDVGPQFERRFPVVLRPEDMVMGFSFPGGDEAVERTLRLARGRGAMTFALAGEAGEYSFDLPDDDLFVSQEIFEVLYHMLWETVHVFFEHREQGHDVGASSFLYPMLGSREQKLEKVVEEVQVSMFQKLEEVNSMRAAVAETEAGAIAGAALAIAGRLERGGKIVAFGNGGSATDANDLVADLVAPPPGLVPVPAISLSAEAANITAIANDIGAEAIFTRQLIAHARPEDVAVGISTSGGSANILAALAEARKLGLLTVAFVGYDGGRVVSEGLADHALVVRSDYIPRIQEVQASVYHVLLGLLRDMLAGDPAHGRTPDARWKNP, encoded by the coding sequence ATGAAGACAGATAACTTCGACCGAAAGCTCGAGGAGGGGGAAGATATCGCGGCGGATCCAGATCCCTCAGAAACTCGCGGTTCCGCCCGCAAGCGGCGACTGGCCAGCCTCGGCCGCGAAGCCCTGCTGCGGCGCAACGAGGTCTTCGAAGCCTTCTTCAGGGCCGAAGCTTCCCGGCTCGCCGAGGCCTGCTACGAGATGTCGCGCCGGTTTACGAACGGAGGGCGGCTCCTCGCTTTCGGGAACGGTTCAGCCGCCACGGAGGCGGAGCATGTCTCGGTGGAGTTCGTGCATCCCGTGATCGTAGGCAAGCGGGCGCTTCCGGCGCTCGATGTCGGCCCGCAGTTCGAGAGGCGCTTCCCGGTCGTCCTTCGGCCCGAGGATATGGTGATGGGCTTCTCGTTTCCCGGCGGGGACGAGGCGGTCGAACGGACGCTCAGGCTCGCCCGGGGGCGCGGGGCAATGACCTTTGCGCTGGCGGGAGAGGCCGGTGAGTATTCGTTCGACCTGCCGGATGATGATCTCTTCGTCTCGCAGGAGATCTTCGAGGTCCTCTATCACATGCTCTGGGAGACGGTCCACGTCTTTTTCGAGCACCGGGAGCAGGGGCATGACGTGGGGGCTTCTTCTTTTCTGTATCCGATGCTTGGCTCTCGGGAGCAGAAACTGGAGAAGGTCGTCGAGGAGGTGCAGGTCTCGATGTTCCAGAAGCTGGAGGAAGTGAATAGCATGCGGGCCGCCGTCGCGGAGACGGAGGCGGGCGCTATCGCCGGGGCGGCACTCGCTATCGCGGGGCGGCTGGAGCGCGGGGGCAAGATCGTCGCCTTCGGCAACGGTGGTTCGGCGACGGATGCGAACGACCTCGTAGCCGACCTCGTCGCTCCGCCGCCGGGTCTTGTGCCTGTGCCGGCGATCTCACTCTCAGCCGAGGCTGCGAACATAACGGCGATCGCAAACGACATCGGCGCCGAGGCTATCTTCACCCGACAACTCATCGCTCATGCGAGGCCGGAGGACGTGGCGGTCGGGATCTCGACGAGCGGGGGTTCGGCGAATATTCTTGCCGCGCTCGCCGAGGCCCGGAAGCTAGGGCTGCTCACGGTCGCGTTCGTCGGCTACGATGGCGGGCGGGTGGTGAGCGAGGGGCTCGCCGATCACGCCCTCGTCGTTCGCTCGGACTACATCCCTCGCATCCAGGAGGTCCAGGCCTCCGTCTACCATGTGCTGCTCGGCCTTCTGCGGGATATGCTCGCCGGAGACCCGGCTCACGGGAGGACGCCGGACGCAAGGTGGAAGAACCCGTAG
- a CDS encoding low molecular weight protein-tyrosine-phosphatase → MVNVLFVCMGNICRSPTAQGVFEGLVREKGLEGQISVDSAGTGAWHLGHPPDERAQESARLRGIDLASQRARRISGDDFEAFDYILTMDEENYRRVTRLGSGRAEVRRFLDFHPDPALTEVPDPYFGESDGFERVLDLVEEASEGLLEDIRERRLSRDG, encoded by the coding sequence ATGGTCAACGTACTCTTCGTCTGCATGGGCAACATCTGCCGCTCGCCGACCGCTCAGGGCGTGTTCGAGGGGCTCGTCCGGGAGAAGGGTCTTGAGGGCCAAATCTCCGTCGACTCCGCCGGGACCGGAGCGTGGCACCTCGGCCACCCGCCGGACGAGCGAGCGCAGGAGAGCGCGAGGCTGCGCGGCATAGACCTCGCCTCCCAGCGGGCGCGGAGGATCTCTGGCGACGACTTCGAGGCCTTCGACTACATCCTCACGATGGACGAGGAGAACTACCGGCGGGTAACGAGGCTCGGCTCGGGGCGGGCGGAGGTCCGGCGTTTCCTGGACTTCCACCCGGACCCGGCGCTGACGGAGGTGCCGGACCCGTACTTCGGCGAGAGCGACGGTTTCGAGCGGGTTCTGGACCTCGTCGAGGAGGCATCGGAGGGACTTCTGGAAGACATCCGGGAGAGGCGACTCTCCCGGGACGGCTGA
- a CDS encoding fructosamine kinase family protein has product MKSPPEPLLARRVEAATGCRIAASEPLYGGMIGEVHRVRFDDGSLAVAKLDRTGEADLEPEGYMLLYLQVHSDLPVPGVLHSSGDLLLVEFVEGESAFPGGAERHAAELLAGLHGVTGEHFGHERDTLIGSLRQPNPQSDSWVEFFREHRLLHFAGVAHGAGRLPTEVRGRVEDLAGRLREFIAEPERPSLVHGDVWAQNVLAKDGRITAFIDPAIYHADPEMELAYISLFDSFGDEFFRRYNELRPVPPEFYSVRRHVYALYPLLVHAYFFGGGYAGMIERTLSRLGV; this is encoded by the coding sequence GTGAAGAGCCCGCCTGAACCGCTCCTCGCCCGCAGAGTAGAAGCCGCGACCGGATGCAGGATAGCCGCCTCCGAACCGCTCTACGGCGGGATGATCGGGGAAGTCCACCGCGTCCGCTTCGACGACGGTTCCTTGGCCGTCGCGAAGCTCGATCGCACCGGAGAAGCTGACCTTGAACCTGAGGGATATATGCTCCTTTACCTTCAGGTTCACTCCGATCTCCCCGTACCGGGGGTACTTCACAGCTCCGGCGACCTGCTCCTGGTGGAGTTCGTCGAGGGTGAGAGCGCGTTCCCCGGCGGGGCCGAGCGACACGCCGCCGAGCTTCTGGCGGGGCTGCACGGTGTGACCGGCGAACACTTCGGTCACGAGCGGGATACTTTGATCGGCTCTCTTCGGCAGCCGAACCCGCAGTCGGACAGCTGGGTTGAGTTTTTCCGCGAGCATCGCCTGCTGCACTTCGCGGGCGTGGCGCACGGGGCCGGGCGGCTGCCGACGGAGGTGCGGGGCAGGGTGGAGGACCTTGCCGGAAGGCTGCGCGAGTTCATCGCTGAGCCGGAGCGGCCGTCTCTTGTACACGGCGACGTGTGGGCTCAGAACGTGCTGGCGAAGGACGGGCGGATAACGGCCTTTATAGACCCGGCCATCTACCACGCCGACCCGGAGATGGAGCTTGCCTACATCTCGCTCTTCGATTCGTTCGGGGACGAATTCTTCCGCCGCTACAACGAGTTGCGGCCCGTCCCGCCGGAGTTCTACAGTGTCCGGCGCCACGTTTACGCGCTCTACCCGCTGCTGGTACACGCGTACTTCTTCGGCGGAGGATACGCGGGGATGATCGAGCGTACGCTCTCACGCCTGGGGGTTTAG